The Pirellulales bacterium nucleotide sequence CGACCGCCGCGTGTCCGGCGGCGAGGCCCGCAGGCGCGCCATCGCGATGCTCGAATCGGTGCATATCCGCGACCCCGAACGCGTGTTCGGCCTCTATCCGCACGAGCTTTCGGGCGGCATGGGCCAGCGCGTGATGATCGCCATGATGCTGGTACGCGAACCGGATCTGCTGGTGGCGGACGAACCAACTTCGGCGCTCGACGTCACGGTGCGCACGCAGGTGCTCACCATCATCGACGAGCTGGTGACGCGGCGCGGCAT carries:
- a CDS encoding ATP-binding cassette domain-containing protein, giving the protein DRRVSGGEARRRAIAMLESVHIRDPERVFGLYPHELSGGMGQRVMIAMMLVREPDLLVADEPTSALDVTVRTQVLTIIDELVTRRGMGLILISHDLNLVSRFCDRVLVMYAGHVVEDLKASNLQQATHPYTRGLLACLPTIDGPLDPLPTLNRDASWAAA